The window CTGTCATGCATTTCCTACATCTGAGCATGTTAGGATGGGTATGTTTGGTGCAATGATTATTGATCCTGCAATACGTCCAATGGAACCTGCAAGAGAATATTTTTTCACATTAAGTGAGTTTGATCCTACCAATGCTTTGGAATATTTTACAGAATACTATCCAATTAACGGATATGCAGGACAATACATGGATCATCCAATCAAGGTTGTATCTGGGGAATTGAATAGGTTTTACGTAGTAGGAATTGGCGGAGTATTACAATCCCCATTTCACATACACAGTACTATCATGCAAGTATATCCGTCAGGGATTCTATGGAATGAACCTTATTTTGCACAAACTCATTTGATTGGAAATGGTGATACTGCAATAATTGAAGCAACTTGGGATACTCCTGGAAAATACCTCTTTCATGTTCATGGCATTCAGGAAGAACGTGGCTCTATGGCGATAATTGAGGTGTTAGAAGATGATTCATCATTAAAGGATATTCAAACACCAAGCAATAACAAAGGAAGTTATTCAATGATCAAGTGGCAAGAAGACTTGATTAAAACACTGGAGGCTCCTGAATTAATCATCTATGAAAATCTTGGAGAAGTCAAAGTCAGTACTGCTGAAAAAATCAACACTGACAAAATAACAATTGCTAAAGATTCTTGGAATCCTGACATTGTAGAATCTTATGCCCCTACGTCAATTGAAATATCCTCTGGCACTACAGTTACTTGGACTAATGTTGATTCTGTAGTGCATACTGTAACAGATAATGAAGATTCTTTTGATTCAGGATTTATTCAAGCAGGAAATACTTGGAGTTATACATTCAAACATCCTGGAGAAATTGATTATTTGTGTACCTTACATCCGTGGATGACTGGTACAGTTTCTGTGAAATAATTGGCTTGATGTCATCGTTGAAAGATGTATTGTGATTTTAAATAATATGTTGGAGAATATTTTGTGATGTTATTATCTAGAGAAGATTTAGAATTGAAACTTGAGGACAATAAAACAGATTTAGATACTGTTGAACAGATTTTACAATACTATGATGATGCTAAAAAATATCGACAACTTAGAGAAAAAATTAATGAAATAGAAACTGATTCTTATCTTCTAGATAGGTTGGAAGCATGCGATACTTCAGGTGCTGCTGAAATTCTCATGAATTTCTTATCCGAAAAATAATTGGTTGATGTTACATGAGTGCTACAAATCAATTACGTGCAGATCATGATCAGGTAAAACGACTAGAAAAAATAGTCTTCAAATGCTCTGATGAATTAAAACAAGGGACTGACATCCCTTTTTCTGATTTGACAAAGATTACTATTGTAATTTCAGAATTTGTAGATACCATTCACCATTCTAGGGAAGAGGATTTCTATTTTCCTTGTGTTGCAAGTCACGAATCTCTAAAAGATGAAATTCATAGGTTTCTAGTAGAACATGAATTTGGTAGAAATGTGGCACGACTGATTTCACGTCATCTTAAACTATGGAAAACTGGATCTGATGAACGAGAACCTGTTTCAAGATATCTCAAAGCATATGGTGTGTTTCTCAAAGATCATCTACACAAAGAAAACAAGTTTTTTGATGATGCTGAGGCTCAGGTATTGACAAAACAAGAAGAATCTGAGATGTATGAGGAATACAAGTCTGTATTTGCTATCGTAAAAAAAGCTGAAGATATGATATTGGAGATTGATTCTTTAGAGTCTTGTTCTTGGTATCAAAAATAAACTGCTGTATGCCTGAGCCAAATCTAAATTTCAACTAGCTTTTTAGTACATGTGTAAATTGATAGTGTATGGTTGATCTGATTGATGAGACTGCAGATTATGTACTGGAGCTTTCCAGTCCTCAAAGACTGAATATTCTGTTTAAATTATTGGGTAAAAATTTGACTCCTTCAACCTGTGCTAAGGAAGTTGATGCAACAAGACAGGAGGTTCATAGGAATTTCACCCGTCTTGAAAAAAATGGATTGATAAAAAAAACAATGGATGGCACATATGCATTAACAACATTTGGAAAAAGTATTTGCACCCAAGTTCCGTCTTTAGTGTTTCTTATGCAAAACAGGAAATACTTTGAGAATCATGATTTTGGCGATATTCCTAACAAATTCAATATGAGATGTGGTCAACTTGCAATTAGTAATCGTGTCAAAGGAGTATCCAAAGTCTTAGAACAATGGAAAAATATCTATAAAAATTCTGAAGATTATATTTATGAGGTAATACCTGAGGTGCCTCTTGACATTATTGAACCTCTTGTAAAGCAAGTAAAAAATGGTGTTAAATTCCATTATATTTTTTCAGAATCTACAGTTGTTCCAAAGGGAAGAAAGGCTCTTTTGAAAAAATTGGGATTTGATAAATTAATTGAAAAAGGATTGGTTGAACGTAGAATGGTTGCAAAAATTCAAACTACGCTTGTTCTTAATGAAAAAGAAGCATGTGTAATGTTCCCTGGAAATGAAGGTGAACCAGACATAACTGAAATGTTTTATTCTGATGATCCACTGTTTCATGAATGGTGTCTTGATTATTTCAGATATTGTTGGTATGGATCTGACATATTCAAAGAAAGCAAGCTAAAAGAATAAAAGAATAAAAAAATAGTGTTGTTAGCCTAAAATTCCGCTATCAACAAGATATGCTCCAGCTCCTATTCCCATCACTATGCCCATTCCCATGCATAGAAGATCGAATTTGACGACCTTTTTGAAAGGAGCATGAACCATCATGTCCCATGTTGAGATATTTGTTTTCATGGTTATTGTTAATGCTAATAATACATAGTATGTGGTAAAAACAACACATTACGTGTAAGCTGAGTAGCTGACAATGACTAATCATCCAATTATTTTTATGAATGAAATGGCAAAAAAAGTGACCATTGTATTGGACGATGACCTTGTAAAAAAATTAAGGGTGATTCAATCTGATATGATAATAAAATTACAAAAACCTGTTCCTTTTTCAAAACTAATTGTTTACATGCTTAGAAAGGCTTTGACACCAAAGTTGCCATGATCTTATTGTCTTCACCATCGTTTAAAAGACGATTAAGCTTTGTTACATTTTCATTGATGTTATTGTATATTTTTGGACTGATAAATATTGAGCATTCGTATTTGGGATTACCTTCCCCTCTTTTTGAAATTACATATGAATCCAAACTCGTATTTGATGTTATTTTTTGGATAATTGTTTGTCTTTTGGCATTGGAGTTGGTGATTGCCTATATCAAAATACGAAATACCAAAACTTTTCTAAAAAAATATTGGCTTGAGATGATTTTACTTATTTTTATGCCTGTTTTTGCTGGATTTAAGATGTTGAAAATTACTTTGAAAGTTTTAAAACAAATCAAAGTAGGAAAAACTGCATTTAAGATATTTCAAAAAATAAAGAAGATTTAGTTATTGGAATAAATCTTAACTCGACTTGAGAATTTCTTTTGCTTTAGATATTATTTTGTAATAATCTGCTTCTGGTTCGGTGCTGATTAACATTAGTTCATTTTTATTTATCGGGATGGTGATCATTGTAACTTTGTCATATTCTGTTACAGCTGATTTTTCATTACCTATCTTATGTGCTAGATTTGTATTCTTACCCGATCTGTCTAAAGTGTAATGAATTGACATCATCATTTCGTCCTTGCTTAGAAATTTATCTTCTGGATTTTTTGAGATATCGTTTATAATTCCACAAAAGCGAATACTTGAATCAAAATTCAATATATTTTTACACGTATTTTCATATTCCATTTTTTTTATTTTACGTCTGTTTTCTATTAATATCTGATGGTAATTTGTAACATCAAAAATGATTTATCTCTAAATTTTCATAATGTCTTATCACCATTTTTGAAATTTAGATGTCTAATTTAATACGGTTAAAATTAATACCTAATCTATGGTAAAAATCCCTGACCCTATTATTCAGTTTATTGAAACTCAGGGAATTTTTGTAGTGGGAACGATTAGTGGCAATAAATTTGTTAATGTTTCTCCTAGAATTTTCTTTCATGTTGATGAAGATGTAATTTATTGGTTGGATTTTTTCAAACATAAATCATACAAAAACATGCAAGTAAATCCTTTGGTTACTGTTTCTGTTTTTAACAAAGATGAACTGAAAGGATATCAGTTTAGAGGAATTGTTAGTTTTATTACTGATGAACCTGTAAAATCTGAAATAAAAAATTTAATTATAGACAAAGTCTTAAAATCAAACTCGTCTCCTAAGCTCAAATCTCTTTCAGAAAAAGAGGTAAACGTAATTCAGTTTGAACCCCGTGTTTGCTATTCATTAAATCCTGAAGAATACTCCAACTTATCAATTGGCTCAGATGTGGATTCTGAATACTTTTTTCAGAAATAACTCCTTTCTCACAACTCTTATGCGTATAATGCATGGTAAGGCTAATTTGTTATAGCTACAATTTCACTTGTTAAAATAGATTTTAATATGACAAATCGCTCTTTAGCATTTAGTTACTGATGTCTGAATCTACTGAAAAAAAATTGGATGCAACAGGATTGTTTTGCCCTGAACCTGTATTTCGAACAAAAATTGAAATTGAAAGAATGCAAGTAGGTGAAATCATAATTGTATCTGCTGATGATCCAGCTGCAGAAGACGATATTTCGAGATGGGTTACAAGAAATGGCCACGAATTACTAGATCTGTCTAAAGATGGCGAAACAATTACTTTTAAAATTAAAAAGGTGAAATAATTCTAATCATGACTGCTGTCACTGATACTGATGTCTTGAATCGTGTAGGCAATACACCTCTTGTGAAATTAGATTCGCTTTCACATGATAATGTAGAATATTTTGCAAAATTAGAAGGTCATAATCCATTTGGCTCTGTCAAAGACCGAGCTGCATATTGGATGATTAAAGATGGTGAAGAAAAAGGGATTCTGACAAAAGGAAAAAGCATAATCATTGAACCTACTTCTGGCAATACTGGTATTGCGTTAACTGGAATTGCAAATGTTTTAGGCTATAAAGTCGAAATTGTAATTCCTGAAAAAGCAAGTAATGAAACAAAAGAGATTATTCGAAAATTGGGTGCTAAAGTATTTGAAACAAGTGATGATTTGTGTCCAAAAGTTGGTGCTGGAACTGATCAAAGCATTGCACTTGCTACATCCATTGCTTCATCTAGACCTGATACCTATTATTCTCCCAATCAATATGCCAATGAAGCAAATTTTAAAGGTCATTATGTTGGAACAGGACCTGAAATTTGGAAACAAACTGAAGGTAAAGTAACTCATTTCTTTACTGGTGTGGGTACTGGTGGAACAATCACCGGTATTGGTGCTTTTTTGAAAGAAAAAAATCCTGATGTAAAAATAATTGGTTGTCAACCTCAACAAAACCATTTGATTCAAGGTTGGAGGAATTTTGAAGAATCAGCAAAACCTGATTTGTTTTTAAAACGAGAAAATGTTGTCGATGACTGGGTTTCTGTTGATAATGACGAAGCATTCTCTGTTGTAAAAGAAGTCTATACTAAAGACAAACTCTTGATAAGTCCTTCATCTGCTGCTGTATATGCATGCATGAAAAAATATCCTATTGAAGGAGATGCATGCGTAGTTGGAATTTTTGCTGATGATGGTAGGAAATTCAAAAGTGTATATGCAACTCAAAATGTAATGACTGAAGAAGAATTTGATACTTCTTTAAAAGATGCAAAATACATGTCTGAATTGGCTTATTGATAATTATTCAAGAATTTTTTTCAAGTGTTTATCGTAAAATTCTCTGAACAATGTATTCATATCCATCTCATGTCGTAAGCATTGATTACTTTGATCTGTAATTTGATTTTTAATTTCTCTACTCCAATGACTTTGTTGTTTATCTTTAGAATTTATAATTGAAGGATTGTCTTTAATTTTCTCCATTGTCTCTAATAATATAGTACTTAATTGTCTCCATTTACTAATTCGTAAAAGAAACAACTGAGACTCTTCTTTATTTACTAAATCCATTATTGCATGAACTTGATTGTAATACTCTAAACCTTTCTTGTTGTATTTTTCAAAATCTTCTATTCTTTGTTTCCAATATTCTTTAGTTACTTTTTCTTCAATTCTATAACTGAATTGAATTTCTCCTAATGCCATGCCTAATTTTGCTAGGTTGTCACTGTGCTCTTTAGCCTCTTTTTTTAGATTTTCTGGTTTATTTCTCATTGTTTTTGTTTTATTCATCTGACAATAAAGAGTTTAGATTTTTGACTTTGCCCATGTATTTTGTGATTCTTCTGAATATTTTGACATGCATTCTTCACAAAAAGAATCCCACTCTGTAATTCCTAATTTTTTAAAATAATTCACTGACCATTTGTATGGTGGTTCCTTTCTATATTGAAATTGTTGAATAGTGTAAATCTCTTTTTCATGAAATTTATTCAGACATTTTTTGCATTGTGCATTTTTCATTTATCTGCACTTTCAGTGAGATATTTATCAACATCAATTGCTGCCATACATCCAAAAGCTGCAGCTGTTATTGCTTGTCTGTAACTTCGATCATGTACATCACCTGCTGCAAAAACTCCTTCTATATTGGTATACGTTTTATTTTTTAGTACTACGTATCCTTCTTCGTCTAAATCTATTTGACCTTTAAACAATTGAGTATTTGGCTCATGCCCAATAGCTACAAACAATCCTCCTGCATCAAGAGTTGTTTCTTCATTGGTTTTTAGATTTTTTAAAACTGCTTGTTGCATTTTTTGATCTCCTTTAATTTCAATAACTGCTGAATCCCAATGGAATTTAATTTTCTCATTGTTTAATGCTCTTTCTTGCATAATTTTACTTGCACGTAGTTCCCCTCGTCTGTGAACAAGATGAACATTTGTTGCAAATTTAGTAAGAAATGTTGCTTCTTCAATTGCAGAGTCTCCTCCACCAACAACAACAATCTCTTGATTTCTAAAGAATGGTCCATCGCATGTTGCACAATAAGATACTCCTTTACCTCCAAACGTTTCTTCACCTTCTAATCCTAATTTTCTAGGATTGGCTCCTGTTGCAATAATCACTGCCCGTCCTTCATATTCTTCAGATGCAGTTAAAACTTTGAATGGTTTTCGTCTAAAATCCACATCTACTGCAACATCATCTACTATTGTAGTCCCCATTCTTTGAGATTGTTTTCTCATATCAATCATCAAATCTGGACCCATGATCCCATTTTCAAATCCTGGATAATTTTCAACTTCTGTTGTGTTTACCAGCTGTCCTCCTGGTAAAATGCCTGATAAAATCAATGTATCATAACCTGCTCTTGAACAATAAATTCCTGCAGTGTATCCTGATGGTCCTGCACCTATGATAATTACATCATATTTTGTTTTATTTTTGTCTGGAATTTTTGGTTCATCATCTTTAATCTCTAAAACTGATGCATCTGCATCTGCTGCCATCATGATGCTACTAGTCTTAATTCCAATAATTTAAGTGAATATCCTTTTGATTACTCTTTTTCCATTCTTAAAAGAATTTGATCACAAATTCTTCGCATTTCTGAATCTGAACCAACACTTGAAATTCTTACAATGTCTGATGTTGTGATGATTCCTACAATTTTTTCATTTTCTTTCACAGGTAGTTTGTGGATTGATTTTTCTTTCATGGCTTCTGACGCTTCCCAGATCGTTTCTTCTGGATCTATTGTGATCAAAGGAGATGACATCACTTCTTTAATCTCAGTAAATAATGGTCTGCCTTCTGCTGCAACTTTTATTACAAAATCTCTTTCTGTAATAATTCCTATAGGACTGTCATTATCTGTCACTATAACACATCCTACACTCAATCGCTTCATATGTTCTGCAGCTTCTTGTATTGTAGATGATTTCTCTAAAGTAAGTACATTTTTGCTCATTACATCATTTACAAATGTGTTATTCACACAACAGAATCTTAAATCAATTATATGAGATAATTTCTAAATTATCATCTTTGAAAATCAACCTAGGTAATCGTTATATTCTTTAAAATTAAAAAACTACACAGGTTCTACATGGCAATTAAAACAAAGAAAATTCTTGTTCCTCTTGATGGCTCTAAAAATTCAATTCGTGGGTTAGATATGGCTATTCATATTGCAAGACAGTCTCATGGAACTATTACTGCATTGGCCGTTAAATCTGTGCCTGGAATATATGCAATTCATCCTTTAGGGTTTTTAGATTTCACTTCTATGACTGAAGTTAAAAAATTACTAAGTGATGCAAAAATCAGAGCTGCAAAAAAAGGAATTCAACTTACAGGTAAGGCAATTGCAGGAGACCCTGGTTATGATATTGCAAGGTTTGCAAATAACTCTAAAAATAAAATTGATATGGTTGTTATTGGAGCTCGTGGAAGGAGTTCTGCAAAAGAAATTTTCCTAGGTAGTGTTTCTAATTATGTTTTACATAAATCCAAAAAACCTGTACTTGTCGTAAAATGAGTAACAATTTTCAGAAAATTCTTGTTCCTCTTGATGGTTCTGTTTATTCTGAAAAGGCATTAGAACGGGCTTGTGAATTGGTTAACACATTTGATTCTAGTTTAATTTTGATTTATGTTGTAGAAAAATCCCTTCCGATTAATCTGCTTGATCGTAAAGAGTATTTAGATATTCTAAGAAAATTTGGTACTAAAGTATTAAAAAAAGCAAATGTAAAATTAGCAAAAAGAGGAATTACTGCAAAAACTTTTCTTAAAGAAGGAAACATCGTTAGTGAAATTCAAAAAACTGCAAAAAAAGAAAAATGTAATTTAATTATTGTTGGAAATAAAGGGTTAGGTTCTGTTTCTAGATTACTACTTGGCAGCATTTCAAATAAAATTTCTCAGTCTTCTTCTTGTTCTGTATTGATCGTAAAATAAAATCAACTAGCTAACGCATTTACAATATCTGTTTTTGTAATAATCCCTACTAATTTTGAATTTTTTACTACTGGAAGGCCACTAATATCATATTTGATCATTTTAGTTATTGCCTGCTTAACTTCATCATTTTCATTGATTGTAATTGGTTTGGTGGACATGATGTCTGTGGCATGAAATGGAAAGAGATAACTCATCTGATTTGAATGCATTTCTTTTAATCCTTTTTTGAATTTATACTCTTGAACTTCTTTAGGATCTGCAGATTCTGCAATCCATTGGGGAATTTTAGCAGGAACAAAATCTCTGAAGGTTACTATGCCTACTGGAATTTGATTTCTTTTGATAATTACTCTTGAAATACCATATTTGATAAGCAAACTTTCAATGTGTAAGATTGGATCACTTGGGGCACTTGTTATAACCTCTGTTTTCATAATCTTTGAAACTTTGATTGAATCTGAGCTTTTTGTTAGAAATGCCTTTACTAGATCTGTCTTTGTTACAATTCCTTGAAGTGTTTTGTTTCTGCCAAGTATGATCACTAAACTAATTCTGTGTTTTTTCATTAATTTTGCACAATCTTTGACAGAGTCTTCTTTAGTTAATGTATACAGATTTTTAGGTTTGAAATCTTTTGCTTTGACTGAATTGATTGGTTTTGTTCCTAGTTCATAGATTTTTTTTGCAATATCCTTTTCTGTAATTACTCCTATTGGATTTTTTTTATCAATTACAATTACTCTTTTTACTTTTTTCTCTAGTATGATCTCTCTTGTTTTCAATAACGATGTGTTAGGACTAACTGTAATTGGATTAGAAATTAATTCTGATAATCCTAGATTTTGGATATTCATTACAAACATTTCTAACTATTTGATAAATATATCATTAACAATATCAATTTTGAAAATCATAGTTGGTAATTGTTATGCTGACTTTTTAATTCTGTGGTATTTTATTGAATTATGACTAATTTGGTTCCCGTGTATGTTATTGGACTATCTACTGATGAACCTGCAAATGAAGTTCTCTCATCAAAATTTTCTGGTTCTTTGGAAAAAGTTAAACAAGTATTGCCTGATATTATTGAAGCAAAAATTTCTGTAAAATCTCAAAATACTGAGGGTACTAGAACACATTATGATGTTACTGCTACTGTTCTAACATCTAAAAACCAGTTAATCTATACTGATTCTGATTGGGACATTTTAAAAATTGCCGATAATTTATGTAGAAAACTAGAAGGTGAATTATCCAAACATGATGATAAGCGTCAACGAGAAAGTATTCGTAAGAGGGAGATTTAACCTTGTTTCAAAATATTCTTGTTCCATTTGATCTTTCAAATCAATCTACTAGGGCATTTAAAGTCGCATTGGATATTGCTAAAAATTATAATTCTAAAGTTACTTTACTAACTTGTATTGAAGGTGATGCCTGGCATCACAAATACTATGATGCCCGTGCAGATGCAGAACTAATTAAAAAACAGAAAAAAGTTTCTAAAAAATATCTTGAAAAATTAGAAATGTCTGCAAAGAAAAACAACGTTTCTATCAAATCACAAATAATTGCATCCAAATCTGTTGTAAATGATATTGTAAATTTTGCAAAATCTCGTAAACATGATTTGATTGTAATTGGTTCTCATGGCCGAACTGGTTTTGATAAATTACTTTTAGGAAGTGTTGCTAATGGTGTTTCCCAAAAAACTAAATGCCCTGTACTGATAGTCAAATAGAGGAAATATTGCATTTTGATCTCCATTGTTGGTAGCGGAAGAGTTGGCTCTTCAATTGCATTTCTTTGTGTATCTCATGGACTAGATGATGTTTTGCTTGTAAATAGAGATAGGAAAAAGGCAATTGGTGAAGCATTAGATATTGCAAGTGCTATCCCTGCAAACTCTAAATTCTCTATCAGTGGAACTGATGATTATTCCCGATTATCTGGTTCTAATGTTGTAGTGATTGCTGCAAGTGTTAGTATGTACAAAAAAGCCCGAACTGAAAATATAGATGCACAAGTAAAAATGATTAAAGAAATTGCACAACAAATTAAGAAGTATTGCCCTTCTGCAATAGTTCTAATTGTTTCAAACCCTCTTGATGTTTTAACATATTTCTTCCAAAAAGAAACTAATTTTGATAGATTCAAGGTGATTGGCATTGCATCTAGCTTAGATTCTAGTAGATTCCGCTATTACATATCTGAAACATTATCTGTTCCCCAATCTTCAATCTCAAATGCAATTGTCTTAGGTGAGCATGGTGATTCGATGGTACCTGTTTTTTCTGGAGTAAAAGTTGGCGGTAATCCTCTTTTCTCTATGATTGATACACGTGATGTAATTACAGAAAATGTTCGAAATTATTGGAAAAAGTTACGAAATTATAAAAGCAGATCTCAATTTGGAATTGCCAAAAATACCTTTGACGTCATTAATTCTATTTTGCAGAAAAACAATCTTGAAATCCCCGTTTCTGTTGTTCTTAATGGTGAATATGGTGAAAGCGATGTTGCCATGGGTGTTCCAGTAAAAATTGATCAAAATGGAATATCTGAAATACAGAAAATCAAACTTGATGACACTGAATCCTCTTCTCTAAAAAAATCGTCTGCAAAGATTAGAACTCTTATCCAATCAATTCATACTTGAGATGTTAATTCCTTGAATTTGATTTGATGTTTGGAACAAAATTTTTTGTTTTCTACCTGTGAATGAATCAGTTCCTTTTGCCAGTGTGCATTGTATAGTCTGCATTCTTTATCTTCACAAAATGTATCTCCTGTTTCATAATACATAATGGATTGTAAAACATATCCTTCACTAATTTCCGATATCCTTGAATCATTATAATCTAAAAATACTCCTTTGTATTTTTCTTTAATTTCTTCAGTTTTTTCTTCATTAAAATTAGTCATCAAATCAAGATAGTATTTTTTTGGTTTTGCAGGAGCTTCAATCATCCCTGTAGTGGATATGATTACCGGATTTGGACCAATCCATGTTCTTGCATGGTATCTATAATCTCCTTCATCAAATGTACATGTTAACTTGTTTGTAAAAATTATTTGAAAAATATCATCTTGATTTTCGTCTACAGGAATAAACTCTTTGATGACTTTCTGAAGTTCAAATCCGTCGTACAGAATCATTTCTTTTTTGTTTGACATGTCTTTGTTTTGAATTTCCATTTGGGTTTCATATGTTGAAGGTAGGTGTGTTTTAAACGGTTTTTTTAAATCAAAAATCCTGCAACTTGCAATTTTTTCATATATTGTTTGATCGTGTTGTGCAAAGAAATTTTTTCTTATCTCTGTTTTTACTGGAAATGTATCTGTGATGATTCTCTCTAATTTTTTTAATTGAATTTGAGGTACTGTAGGTTCATCATATAGAATAATTTTAGAAATTTTCACAAAATAACATTATTGGTATTGTTTATCTTTCTAACTCTTTGATTTTAGATGCTGCAATCTCAGCTGCTCTTTTACCTGAAAATAGCATTGAACCAAATGTTGGTCCCATTCTAGCTAACCCGTGGGTTTCAGTTACTGACATTCCGGCTGCAATCAAACCTGGATAAATTTCACCTGTTTTGTGAACTACATGTTCTTCTCCGTCATTTACAAACATTGGTTCCATTCCTTTCCATTCTGCAAGTCCTCTATCTACC is drawn from Nitrosopumilus sp. and contains these coding sequences:
- a CDS encoding lactate dehydrogenase, whose product is MISIVGSGRVGSSIAFLCVSHGLDDVLLVNRDRKKAIGEALDIASAIPANSKFSISGTDDYSRLSGSNVVVIAASVSMYKKARTENIDAQVKMIKEIAQQIKKYCPSAIVLIVSNPLDVLTYFFQKETNFDRFKVIGIASSLDSSRFRYYISETLSVPQSSISNAIVLGEHGDSMVPVFSGVKVGGNPLFSMIDTRDVITENVRNYWKKLRNYKSRSQFGIAKNTFDVINSILQKNNLEIPVSVVLNGEYGESDVAMGVPVKIDQNGISEIQKIKLDDTESSSLKKSSAKIRTLIQSIHT
- a CDS encoding DUF6775 family putative metallopeptidase, which codes for MKISKIILYDEPTVPQIQLKKLERIITDTFPVKTEIRKNFFAQHDQTIYEKIASCRIFDLKKPFKTHLPSTYETQMEIQNKDMSNKKEMILYDGFELQKVIKEFIPVDENQDDIFQIIFTNKLTCTFDEGDYRYHARTWIGPNPVIISTTGMIEAPAKPKKYYLDLMTNFNEEKTEEIKEKYKGVFLDYNDSRISEISEGYVLQSIMYYETGDTFCEDKECRLYNAHWQKELIHSQVENKKFCSKHQIKFKELTSQV